Proteins from a genomic interval of Corythoichthys intestinalis isolate RoL2023-P3 chromosome 3, ASM3026506v1, whole genome shotgun sequence:
- the slc25a37 gene encoding mitoferrin-1 isoform X2, which produces MQSLQPDPNARYRGVYEALRRIIRTEGFFRPLRGLNITIMGAGPAHALYFACYERVKHSLSDVIKSGGNSHLANGVAGSVATVLHDAVMNPAEVVKQRMQMYNSPYRGLWDCVRMVTRTEGAGAFYRSYSTQLTMNIPFQAVHFITYETMQEWLNPHRHYHPGTHIVSGAAAGAISAAVTTPLDVCKTLLNTQENVALSSVNISGHLSGMANTFRTVYKLGGLPAFFKGVQARVIYQMPSTAIAWSVYEFFKYFLTQQEARRTSWNPK; this is translated from the exons ATGCAGAGCCTGCAGCCGGACCCCAATGCCCGATATAGAGGTGTGTACGAAGCCCTGAGAAGGATCATCCGTACAGAGGGTTTCTTCCGACCGCTAAGGGGCCTCAACATTACCATAATGGGCGCCGGTCCCGCCCATGCACTCTACTTCGCCTGCTATGAACGGGTCAAGCACTCACTCAGCGACGTCATTAAAAGCGGAGGAAACAGCCACCTGGCTAACG gtgttGCAGGCAGTGTGGCCACTGTACTCCACGATGCTGTCATGAACCCTGCTGAAG TGGTGAAGCAGAGGATGCAAATGTACAATTCTCCCTATCGTGGACTTTGGGACTGCGTTCGCATGGTGACGCGCACGGAGGGCGCAGGCGCCTTCTACCGCAGCTACAGCACGCAGCTGACCATGAACATCCCCTTCCAGGCCGTTCACTTCATCACCTACGAGACCATGCAAGAGTGGCTCAATCCCCACAGACACTACCACCCCGGCACGCACATCGTGTCCGGGGCGGCGGCCGGCGCCATCTCGGCCGCTGTCACCACGCCGCTCGACGTGTGCAAAACTCTGCTCAACACGCAGGAGAACGTGGCGCTCAGCTCCGTGAACATCAGCGGACATTTGTCAGGGATGGCTAACACTTTTAGGACAGTGTACAAGCTCGGCGGGTTGCCGGCTTTCTTCAAAGGAGTACAGGCTCGAGTGATTTACCAGATGCCTTCCACCGCCATCGCCTGGTCCGTGTACGAGTTCTTCAAGTACTTCCTGACTCAGCAGGAGGCGAGACGCACTTCCTGGAACCCAAAATGA
- the slc25a37 gene encoding mitoferrin-1 isoform X1 → MELSSEPVLAPLEMSQTASQGGEATPGDGDYESLPPHVSVTTHMTAGAVAGVLEHTVMYPVDSVKTRMQSLQPDPNARYRGVYEALRRIIRTEGFFRPLRGLNITIMGAGPAHALYFACYERVKHSLSDVIKSGGNSHLANGVAGSVATVLHDAVMNPAEVVKQRMQMYNSPYRGLWDCVRMVTRTEGAGAFYRSYSTQLTMNIPFQAVHFITYETMQEWLNPHRHYHPGTHIVSGAAAGAISAAVTTPLDVCKTLLNTQENVALSSVNISGHLSGMANTFRTVYKLGGLPAFFKGVQARVIYQMPSTAIAWSVYEFFKYFLTQQEARRTSWNPK, encoded by the exons ATGGAGTTGAGCTCGGAGCCTGTGCTGGCCCCGCTGGAGATGTCGCAGACGGCAAGCCAGGGCGGCGAGGCCACTCCCGGCGACGGCGACTACGAGAGTTTACCGCCTCATGTCTCGGTGACGACGCACATGACAGCGGGCGCAGTGGCTGGCGTCCTGGAGCACACGGTCATGTACCCCGTGGACTCCGTCAAG ACGAGAATGCAGAGCCTGCAGCCGGACCCCAATGCCCGATATAGAGGTGTGTACGAAGCCCTGAGAAGGATCATCCGTACAGAGGGTTTCTTCCGACCGCTAAGGGGCCTCAACATTACCATAATGGGCGCCGGTCCCGCCCATGCACTCTACTTCGCCTGCTATGAACGGGTCAAGCACTCACTCAGCGACGTCATTAAAAGCGGAGGAAACAGCCACCTGGCTAACG gtgttGCAGGCAGTGTGGCCACTGTACTCCACGATGCTGTCATGAACCCTGCTGAAG TGGTGAAGCAGAGGATGCAAATGTACAATTCTCCCTATCGTGGACTTTGGGACTGCGTTCGCATGGTGACGCGCACGGAGGGCGCAGGCGCCTTCTACCGCAGCTACAGCACGCAGCTGACCATGAACATCCCCTTCCAGGCCGTTCACTTCATCACCTACGAGACCATGCAAGAGTGGCTCAATCCCCACAGACACTACCACCCCGGCACGCACATCGTGTCCGGGGCGGCGGCCGGCGCCATCTCGGCCGCTGTCACCACGCCGCTCGACGTGTGCAAAACTCTGCTCAACACGCAGGAGAACGTGGCGCTCAGCTCCGTGAACATCAGCGGACATTTGTCAGGGATGGCTAACACTTTTAGGACAGTGTACAAGCTCGGCGGGTTGCCGGCTTTCTTCAAAGGAGTACAGGCTCGAGTGATTTACCAGATGCCTTCCACCGCCATCGCCTGGTCCGTGTACGAGTTCTTCAAGTACTTCCTGACTCAGCAGGAGGCGAGACGCACTTCCTGGAACCCAAAATGA